A genomic window from Cotesia glomerata isolate CgM1 linkage group LG7, MPM_Cglom_v2.3, whole genome shotgun sequence includes:
- the LOC123269062 gene encoding pyroglutamylated RF-amide peptide receptor-like has product MNDTNETGEMWEDYDIEESWNYYDWSELAPALVIYSITFCLGLTGNIVIIASTLCPKLRPLPSTPTNIFLGGLATADLILIIFCIPVKIAKLFSFTWTMGAFICKSVHYVQSVAAISSVLTLTAMSIERYYAIVHPMRAQYTCTISQARRIVIATWTASFFLAIPITLTQIHKPVGVRVPSFWCVRDSDSKLLWRIHELYMLLLVLVIPLAVMGFCYTAICWEIWRVMNRRYHMTSRSALSPTIPSNNGECILMTDRGRESSRRSRTKRGSTRTEGESRTIKQVVKMLVAVVVLFAICWSPLLIDNVLTAYEYLPRVKHGPIKHMNTAFQLMAYFNSCINPIVYGFMSKHFRESFLAAACGGWWCCCRRKVYTPPVKRHPSLSQTRTTSVRWA; this is encoded by the exons ATGAACGATACAAATGAGACTGGGGAAATGTGGGAGGATTATGATATTGAAGAGTCCTGGAATTATTATGATTGGTCGGAATTAGCTCCTGCACTTGTTATTTACTCTATTACCTTTTGTCTTGGATTGACTG gAAATATAGTTATAATAGCGTCAACATTATGCCCAAAATTACGTCCACTACCATCGACACcgacaaatatttttctcgGTGGATTGGCCACCGCGGatcttattttaattattttctgcaTACCCGTAAAg atagccaaattattttcttttacttGGACTATGGGAGCATTTATCTGCAAATCAGTACACTATGTTCAAAGTGTCGCTGCAATATCTTCAGTTCTTACACTCACTGCAATGTCTATTGaaag ATATTACGCAATAGTACATCCGATGAGAGCTCAATACACTTGCACCATCAGCCAAGCAAGACGGATTGTCATTGCCACTTGGACCGCATCATTTTTTTTGGCCATTCCAATAACACTTACTCAA ATTCATAAGCCAGTGGGAGTTCGGGTTCCGTCTTTTTGGTGCGTACGTGACTCGGATTCTAAACTCCTCTGGCGGATACACGAGCTTTACATGCTCCTGTTAGTGTTGGTGATTCCCCTCGCGGTTATGGGGTTTTGCTACACCGCTATATGCTGGGAAATTTGGCGCGTTATGAACCGAAGATATCACATGACGTCCAGATCTGC ATTGAGTCCAACGATACCCTCAAATAATGGAGAGTGTATTCTTATGACAGACAGGGGACGAGAAAGCTCACGGCGATCTAGAACCAAGCGTGGAAGTACCAGAACTGAGGGTGAATCCAGGACCATTAAACag gtGGTAAAGATGCTGGTAGCTGTGGTAGTCCTGTTTGCAATCTGCTGGAGCCCACTGTTAATTGACAACGTTCTTACAGCGTACGAGTACCTTCCGCGGGTTAAACATGGCCCTATAAAGCACATGAATACCGCATTTCAGTTGATGGCCTACTTCAACAG ctGTATCAATCCAATAGTGTATGGATTCATGTCGAAACACTTTCGTGAGAGCTTTCTTGCAGCAGCTTGCGGGGGCTGGTGGTGTTGTTGCCGAAGAAAAGTCTATACACCCCCGGTTAAACGACACCCCAGTCTCAGTCAAACTAGAACTACAAGTGTTAG GTGGGCATGA